A genomic segment from Peptococcaceae bacterium encodes:
- the atpD gene encoding F0F1 ATP synthase subunit beta, giving the protein MSTTGRVVQVIGPVVDIEFPAGKLPDIYNAIVIRDEKERINLTMEAAQHLGNNIVRCVAMSSTDGLRRNMTAVDTGESITVPVGNNTLGRIFNVLGDVIDEQGPIQVQERWPIHRPAPAFVDQQPSTEILETGIKVIDLLCPYSKGGKVGLFGGAGVGKTVLIQELIRNIAYEHGGFSVFAGVGERTREGNDLWMEMKESGVIEKTTLVFGQMNEPPGARLRVGLAGLTMAEYFRDVAGQDVLLFIDNIFRFVQAGSEVSALLGRMPSAVGYQPTLATEMGNLQERITSTRKGSITSVQAIYVPADDLTDPAPATTFSHLDATTVLSRQIVEKGIYPAVDPLDSTSRILDPGILGQEHYEVARSVQKILQRYKELQDIIAILGMEELSEEDKLTVARARRIERFLSQPFFVAEQFTNSPGKYVPVKETVRGFKEIIEGKHDHLPEHAFLMVGTIDEAVEKAREMEG; this is encoded by the coding sequence GTGAGTACCACCGGAAGAGTAGTTCAGGTGATCGGCCCCGTGGTGGACATAGAATTTCCGGCAGGAAAACTGCCTGATATCTATAATGCCATTGTCATCAGGGACGAAAAAGAAAGAATAAACCTGACCATGGAAGCGGCCCAGCACCTGGGCAACAACATAGTGCGCTGCGTAGCCATGTCTTCCACTGACGGGCTGCGCCGCAACATGACAGCGGTTGACACGGGGGAATCCATTACCGTCCCCGTGGGCAACAACACCTTGGGCCGCATATTCAACGTGCTGGGCGACGTGATCGATGAACAGGGCCCGATCCAGGTCCAAGAAAGATGGCCGATCCACCGTCCGGCTCCGGCCTTCGTTGACCAGCAGCCTTCTACGGAAATCCTGGAAACGGGAATTAAAGTCATTGACCTCCTCTGTCCTTACTCCAAGGGCGGTAAAGTCGGCCTCTTCGGCGGCGCCGGCGTGGGAAAAACGGTCTTGATCCAGGAGTTAATCCGCAATATCGCTTATGAGCACGGGGGCTTTTCAGTTTTTGCCGGAGTTGGCGAACGCACCCGGGAAGGCAACGATCTCTGGATGGAAATGAAGGAGTCCGGCGTTATTGAGAAAACCACACTGGTCTTCGGGCAGATGAACGAGCCGCCGGGCGCTCGCCTGCGCGTGGGATTGGCCGGCTTGACCATGGCCGAATACTTCCGCGATGTGGCTGGACAGGACGTCCTCCTCTTCATCGACAACATTTTCCGCTTCGTGCAGGCCGGTTCCGAAGTCTCCGCCCTGCTGGGCAGGATGCCCTCGGCAGTCGGTTACCAGCCCACGCTGGCCACCGAGATGGGGAACCTGCAGGAAAGGATAACTTCCACCAGAAAAGGTTCGATTACGTCTGTGCAAGCCATCTACGTCCCGGCGGACGACTTGACTGACCCGGCGCCGGCGACCACCTTCAGCCACCTGGACGCCACTACGGTCCTTTCGCGGCAAATTGTGGAAAAGGGCATTTACCCGGCTGTTGATCCCCTGGATTCGACTTCCCGCATCCTCGATCCCGGCATACTGGGCCAGGAGCACTACGAGGTTGCGCGGAGCGTCCAAAAGATACTGCAGCGTTACAAGGAACTGCAGGACATCATCGCCATCCTGGGAATGGAAGAATTAAGCGAAGAAGACAAACTGACCGTAGCCAGGGCGAGGCGCATTGAGCGTTTTCTGTCACAGCCCTTTTTCGTAGCGGAGCAGTTTACCAACTCTCCCGGAAAATACGTGCCTGTCAAGGAGACGGTACGCGGTTTCAAAGAGATTATCGAAGGGAAGCATGATCACCTGCCTGAGCACGCGTTTCTCATGGTCGGGACCATTGACGAGGCCGTGGAAAAGGCACGCGAGATGGAGGGATGA
- a CDS encoding F0F1 ATP synthase subunit epsilon, whose product MAKTLHLDVVTPDRTILSEEVESLIAPAVEGYMGVLPDHAPMIVGLVPGVFTYRRDNKPRHLAVGGGFMEIARNRVILLADSAERPEEIDRERAAAARERAEKRLKERPPGLDVERAELALKRALARLRVSERL is encoded by the coding sequence ATGGCCAAAACCCTCCACCTCGATGTGGTGACCCCGGATAGGACCATTCTCAGCGAAGAGGTTGAATCATTGATCGCGCCGGCTGTGGAAGGCTATATGGGCGTCCTGCCGGACCATGCTCCCATGATCGTGGGTCTTGTTCCCGGCGTTTTCACCTACCGCCGGGACAATAAACCGCGCCACCTGGCCGTGGGCGGCGGTTTTATGGAGATTGCCCGCAACAGGGTCATCCTGCTGGCCGATTCGGCGGAGCGGCCGGAAGAAATTGACCGGGAAAGGGCTGCTGCAGCCAGGGAAAGAGCGGAAAAAAGGCTGAAAGAAAGACCGCCCGGGCTGGATGTCGAGAGGGCCGAACTGGCCTTGAAAAGAGCGCTTGCCCGGCTCAGGGTCTCGGAGCGCTTATAG
- a CDS encoding YwmB family TATA-box binding protein has translation MKIFKILSLCCVSLTILFFTLPTQAEYDDTIRTMDSFQIAQRVFSRSAAAAGEIKIEAWGQISNELLPCWQLEEKYAVVARGLNLAGLKPAVQVGENGFAGVSGLAAAENETCQLSLQAVPAREKQGTGETYLALLYTGSDPLRASRVYSETNQLLKKVGFGKPLGVTFTGKLPRAVTQDERQALAQFLASGVSARFVEGVLQEDLTSLSYYTRQGAEYLEAGGRRINLNIAVRTDGKNDAACLYVGSPLIYQDY, from the coding sequence ATGAAGATTTTTAAAATATTATCTCTGTGCTGTGTTAGCCTGACCATTTTGTTTTTCACCCTTCCGACCCAGGCTGAATATGATGATACCATAAGGACAATGGATAGTTTCCAGATCGCGCAAAGAGTATTTTCGCGTTCAGCGGCCGCAGCCGGCGAAATAAAAATTGAAGCCTGGGGACAAATTAGTAATGAACTGCTGCCTTGCTGGCAGCTTGAAGAAAAATACGCGGTTGTCGCTCGGGGATTGAATCTTGCGGGCTTAAAGCCCGCTGTGCAGGTGGGGGAAAACGGCTTCGCCGGGGTATCCGGACTGGCGGCAGCTGAAAACGAGACCTGCCAGCTGTCCCTGCAGGCTGTGCCGGCACGGGAAAAACAGGGAACAGGCGAAACCTACCTGGCATTACTGTACACCGGCAGCGACCCGTTGCGCGCCAGCCGGGTCTACAGTGAAACAAACCAGCTTCTGAAAAAAGTTGGTTTCGGGAAGCCGCTGGGGGTAACCTTTACCGGCAAGCTCCCGCGCGCGGTGACCCAAGACGAACGGCAAGCGCTGGCCCAGTTCCTGGCTTCCGGCGTTTCCGCCCGGTTCGTGGAAGGCGTGCTGCAAGAAGACCTTACAAGCTTGTCGTACTATACGCGGCAGGGAGCGGAGTACCTGGAAGCCGGCGGGCGCAGAATCAACCTGAACATCGCCGTGCGAACCGACGGGAAGAACGACGCCGCTTGCCTTTATGTCGGGTCGCCCTTAATTTACCAGGACTACTAG
- the murA gene encoding UDP-N-acetylglucosamine 1-carboxyvinyltransferase has translation MEKIIVQGGTPLKGTVTISGSKNAVLPIIVASLLSDGSCRIQDVPRLADVEIICDVLEELGACIRKTAAPVLDISCSNLNRFEAPYEYVSKMRASVLVMGPLLARLGRAKVSMPGGCAIGTRPIDLHLKGFEAMGVRITLEHGYVLAEAPRLAGARIYLDYPSVGATENIMMAGVLADGITVIENAAEEPEIVDLANFINSMGGRIKGAGTKIIKIEGVKELGSTTHTVIPDRIEAGSYMVAAAMTRGELLLENVIIDHLKPVIAKLLEVGSEIREEGTGLRIRHVDQLKAVDVKTMPYPGFPTDMQAQFMALMSIAHGTSILTETVFENRFMHAEELRRMGADIKTEGRSAVVEGVPRLTGAPVKASDLRAGAALIIAGLAAEGETEISNVFHIDRGYDNIVEKLRAAGARIRRKQE, from the coding sequence TTGGAAAAGATTATTGTGCAGGGTGGTACACCATTAAAAGGGACTGTCACCATAAGCGGGTCTAAGAACGCTGTATTGCCGATCATAGTGGCTTCGCTGCTGTCGGACGGCAGTTGCCGCATACAGGACGTGCCGAGGCTTGCTGATGTGGAAATAATCTGCGATGTCCTGGAAGAACTGGGCGCATGTATCCGGAAGACAGCAGCGCCGGTGCTGGACATTTCATGCAGTAATCTCAACAGGTTTGAGGCTCCATACGAGTATGTAAGCAAAATGCGCGCTTCGGTGCTGGTCATGGGACCTTTACTGGCTCGCCTTGGCAGAGCAAAGGTTTCTATGCCGGGAGGATGTGCTATCGGAACCAGGCCGATCGATTTACACCTGAAAGGTTTTGAGGCTATGGGAGTCAGGATAACCTTGGAACACGGCTATGTCCTGGCCGAAGCCCCGCGCCTTGCCGGAGCCAGGATTTATCTTGACTATCCAAGCGTAGGCGCCACAGAAAACATAATGATGGCGGGTGTTTTAGCCGACGGGATTACAGTTATCGAAAACGCGGCTGAAGAACCGGAGATCGTTGACCTGGCCAACTTCATCAACAGCATGGGCGGGCGGATCAAAGGAGCCGGCACCAAGATTATAAAAATCGAAGGCGTTAAGGAGCTGGGTTCGACAACGCACACCGTTATCCCCGACAGGATCGAGGCCGGAAGCTACATGGTCGCCGCAGCCATGACGCGGGGCGAACTGCTGCTGGAAAACGTCATTATCGATCATTTAAAACCCGTCATCGCTAAATTACTGGAAGTAGGATCGGAAATCAGAGAAGAGGGGACGGGTCTTCGCATCAGGCATGTTGACCAGCTTAAAGCCGTGGATGTCAAAACCATGCCGTACCCGGGGTTCCCAACCGACATGCAGGCCCAGTTCATGGCGCTCATGTCCATTGCCCATGGAACAAGCATCCTCACCGAAACAGTCTTCGAAAACAGGTTCATGCATGCCGAGGAACTGCGCAGGATGGGTGCCGATATTAAAACCGAGGGACGCAGCGCGGTGGTGGAAGGGGTTCCGCGTCTTACCGGCGCGCCGGTCAAGGCCTCGGATTTGCGGGCCGGAGCGGCTTTGATTATTGCCGGGTTGGCTGCCGAAGGAGAGACCGAAATCAGTAATGTTTTTCACATCGACCGGGGATATGACAACATTGTGGAGAAACTGCGCGCAGCAGGCGCAAGAATCAGGAGAAAGCAGGAATAA
- a CDS encoding septum formation initiator family protein, translating into MAAVKKNGSGKAGRQASSRPDLYVINGSNLPPAVSRTKRKRRISRFLSLCLFAFGLYLVIMFAVGGYQVWHLKAKLKSLEEEQRLLLQEQKELEEGIKSLNDPEIIERMARENLGMVKQGETVIIPALTEVNTPQKDK; encoded by the coding sequence ATGGCGGCAGTGAAGAAGAATGGTTCTGGGAAAGCGGGCCGGCAGGCCAGTTCTCGTCCGGATCTCTATGTTATTAACGGGTCCAACCTCCCGCCGGCAGTTTCCAGGACAAAAAGGAAAAGAAGAATATCCCGTTTCCTTTCGCTGTGCCTGTTTGCTTTTGGGCTTTATCTTGTTATTATGTTTGCTGTGGGCGGTTACCAGGTGTGGCACTTGAAAGCCAAACTGAAAAGCCTCGAGGAAGAGCAAAGACTGCTGCTGCAAGAACAAAAAGAATTGGAGGAAGGAATAAAATCGCTGAACGATCCCGAAATAATTGAGAGAATGGCCCGGGAAAACCTGGGTATGGTTAAGCAAGGGGAGACGGTAATCATACCTGCATTAACCGAAGTTAACACCCCCCAAAAAGACAAGTAA
- a CDS encoding S1 RNA-binding domain-containing protein — protein sequence MSISVGAILEGIVTGITPFGAFVELPGGVTGLVHISEVADTYVRDVKEFLKEQDRIKVKVINIDVKGKIGLSIKQVNPSTGTQIKDGRREKFRGNNPSFEDKLAKFMKESDEKLQEYRRSTDAKRGGRGSSRY from the coding sequence ATGTCAATATCTGTAGGTGCCATACTTGAAGGAATTGTTACCGGCATCACCCCTTTTGGCGCATTTGTCGAACTGCCGGGAGGCGTTACGGGTCTTGTTCATATTTCAGAAGTAGCGGATACTTATGTGAGGGATGTCAAGGAATTTTTAAAAGAACAGGATAGAATAAAAGTAAAAGTAATAAATATTGATGTCAAAGGAAAGATAGGCCTGTCCATTAAACAGGTCAACCCTTCGACAGGCACTCAAATTAAAGACGGGAGAAGAGAAAAATTCCGCGGTAATAACCCGTCTTTTGAAGATAAACTTGCGAAATTTATGAAAGAAAGCGATGAAAAACTTCAGGAGTACAGGCGAAGCACAGACGCGAAACGCGGGGGAAGAGGCTCAAGCCGCTATTGA
- the spoIIE gene encoding stage II sporulation protein E has product MSMLLAKAALMGELYPFGTSFLAAVCVLYPKRGKAALLGVMTGTILASRDWRLAGYLLCTVLIFTLFYRKQKKETHWLTVPCLVTAAHLLVRGALTVFGENELYQWMGVFFEAFFAGVLTLVAFTGIQAFSKLKRGQMLTPEERTSLGLIVLGALVGINQAELGGIGLQSVLSRWLVLCGAYLGGPGAGAATGVGVGLAPCVQGSLTTGPIALYALAGLLGGLFNNCKKIGVAVGFTLAVLLLSLFFAEQIVIEKAFLETALAVAVFLLGKVPGQGDLTAGRAGQQGLLFREAGLSVSEKLKKMAEVFHELSSMFQAKKEKAAVEGKNELNDLFNRVAQKVCEGCSLHRVCWKQDFYRTYRSLLEACAQLETTGLISEKDFGIDLKRRCMRLRELSMTLNTQLEYLGLIKSYENQLESCRQLVNNQLAGLAGVVEDFSDEIKKEVIYKDNGERLLKDKLEEKGIKVKEILSREMADGERELIVSQAVCREKNWCRSMVAPNVSQICGKNYRIKSMDCAAQLETACCSYRLAPGASLQVKVGKAQCPKDGLKVSGDVCSTFILPDQRFIMVMSDGMGAGKEARDESLAAVGLFEKLMSAGFTVDTALKTVNTALFLRSGKEKFVTMDIVLINQVSGMTDFIKNGGAPSLVLTAKGVKVVQAMAPPAGILDNIELQTFRHCLEPAAVIILMSDGVWEAVSNAVGPAGWLEDVLKKLDLNNPQQVASHLLYLARKASGNKARDDLCILVARLETPDIA; this is encoded by the coding sequence TTGAGTATGCTTCTAGCCAAGGCGGCCTTAATGGGAGAATTGTACCCGTTCGGCACCAGTTTTCTTGCAGCCGTTTGTGTGTTGTACCCCAAGAGGGGCAAGGCGGCTTTACTGGGCGTGATGACCGGTACAATTCTTGCGAGCAGGGACTGGAGACTGGCCGGTTACCTGTTGTGCACAGTGTTAATTTTTACTCTTTTCTACAGGAAGCAAAAAAAAGAAACCCACTGGCTCACCGTTCCCTGTTTGGTCACTGCGGCTCACTTGCTGGTGCGGGGGGCTTTGACTGTTTTTGGGGAAAACGAATTATACCAGTGGATGGGAGTCTTTTTCGAGGCCTTTTTTGCCGGCGTGTTGACTCTTGTTGCCTTCACAGGGATCCAGGCCTTTTCCAAATTAAAAAGAGGACAAATGCTGACTCCTGAAGAAAGGACAAGCTTAGGCCTTATTGTCTTAGGCGCCTTGGTTGGAATCAACCAAGCTGAACTTGGCGGGATAGGCCTGCAGAGCGTGTTAAGCCGCTGGCTCGTCCTATGTGGAGCCTATCTTGGTGGTCCGGGAGCCGGGGCGGCTACGGGTGTAGGAGTAGGGCTGGCCCCATGTGTCCAGGGTTCATTAACCACTGGACCGATTGCTTTGTATGCCCTGGCCGGGCTGCTGGGAGGATTGTTCAACAACTGCAAAAAGATCGGCGTGGCAGTAGGTTTTACACTTGCCGTTTTACTTCTTTCGCTTTTTTTCGCGGAACAGATCGTAATTGAAAAGGCCTTCCTGGAAACAGCGCTTGCCGTGGCCGTTTTTTTACTGGGCAAAGTTCCGGGGCAAGGGGATTTAACGGCAGGGCGAGCGGGGCAGCAAGGCTTGCTGTTCAGGGAAGCCGGCCTGAGCGTATCGGAAAAGCTGAAAAAAATGGCCGAGGTATTTCATGAATTGAGCAGCATGTTCCAGGCTAAGAAAGAGAAAGCGGCAGTCGAGGGCAAAAACGAACTGAACGATCTTTTCAACAGGGTGGCTCAAAAAGTATGTGAGGGATGCAGTTTGCACCGCGTTTGCTGGAAACAGGATTTTTATAGAACATACCGCTCCCTGCTGGAAGCCTGCGCTCAACTAGAGACAACCGGCCTGATCAGCGAAAAAGATTTTGGCATCGATTTGAAGAGACGCTGCATGCGCCTGCGAGAACTAAGCATGACCTTGAACACACAGCTTGAGTACCTGGGGCTGATCAAATCGTATGAAAACCAGCTGGAAAGCTGCCGCCAGCTGGTAAACAACCAGCTGGCGGGATTGGCCGGGGTTGTGGAAGATTTTTCCGACGAGATAAAAAAAGAGGTGATTTACAAGGATAATGGAGAACGTCTGCTCAAGGATAAACTCGAGGAAAAGGGAATCAAGGTCAAAGAAATCTTGAGCAGGGAAATGGCGGATGGAGAAAGGGAACTTATCGTTTCCCAGGCGGTTTGCCGTGAAAAAAACTGGTGCAGGTCCATGGTGGCCCCCAACGTTTCGCAAATATGCGGGAAAAATTACCGGATAAAGAGTATGGACTGCGCGGCACAGCTGGAAACAGCATGCTGCAGCTATCGCTTGGCGCCGGGCGCTTCGCTGCAGGTAAAGGTCGGGAAAGCCCAGTGCCCCAAAGACGGCTTGAAAGTGTCCGGGGATGTTTGTTCGACCTTTATACTGCCTGACCAGCGTTTCATAATGGTCATGAGCGACGGTATGGGCGCCGGCAAGGAAGCGCGTGACGAAAGCCTGGCGGCCGTCGGGCTTTTCGAGAAACTCATGAGTGCCGGCTTTACCGTCGATACGGCTCTCAAGACGGTTAACACCGCCTTGTTTTTGCGGTCTGGGAAAGAGAAATTTGTCACTATGGATATTGTCTTGATAAACCAGGTCAGCGGCATGACCGATTTCATCAAAAATGGCGGGGCGCCCTCGCTGGTCCTGACGGCGAAAGGAGTTAAAGTCGTTCAGGCGATGGCCCCTCCAGCGGGAATTCTGGATAACATTGAACTGCAGACTTTCCGGCATTGTTTGGAGCCAGCGGCCGTGATTATTCTGATGAGCGACGGCGTCTGGGAAGCGGTTAGTAATGCCGTCGGGCCAGCCGGGTGGCTGGAAGACGTCCTGAAGAAACTTGATCTCAATAATCCCCAGCAGGTTGCCAGCCATCTTTTGTACCTGGCCAGGAAAGCCTCCGGCAATAAAGCGAGGGATGACCTGTGTATTCTGGTGGCCAGGCTGGAAACGCCGGATATTGCCTGA
- the tilS gene encoding tRNA lysidine(34) synthetase TilS, with translation MSDLFGKAVLAIKEYGMIEPGELVIVGVSGGPDSLALLHVLKRFREEMPFEIHVAHLDHCFRGIQAQEEAAWVKNIALRWGLSCTVERIDVPALAKERGLSSQDAGHLARNEFFLRLQKEIGAQKIALGHHADDQAETLLMRFLTGAGPEGLCGILPVRDSFIRPLLFARRGEIEAYCLEHRLDPRRDPSNEKDIYLRNRVRNKLLPWLTANINPNLVDTLNRTAQIFWGEEELLQKICGESIRSLVFPEAKGIRLFLANFSGLPLAVQRRVVRSAYEMAGKKRGLDFYHVEEVRKLVLDKQVGKILQLPGGVKARKEYESVFLFLEEKTIESGPLEERELAVPGCTCIPETGQTVEISFADRKPAAVDENEAYLPRERFKPPLFARCRRAGDIVFLKGLGKYKKLKELFIDKKIPRRLRNRILLIADQNEVLWIPGIAYGRGVNENSDSGSYVLIKIREQKEQKQGQT, from the coding sequence ATGAGCGACCTTTTTGGCAAAGCGGTCCTGGCAATCAAAGAATACGGGATGATTGAACCGGGCGAACTGGTTATCGTTGGCGTTTCCGGAGGTCCGGATTCTTTGGCGCTCCTGCATGTATTGAAACGTTTCAGGGAGGAAATGCCATTCGAGATTCACGTGGCTCACCTGGATCACTGTTTTCGCGGTATTCAGGCGCAGGAAGAAGCCGCCTGGGTGAAAAATATTGCTCTACGGTGGGGACTTTCCTGCACCGTCGAAAGGATTGACGTGCCGGCGCTGGCCAAAGAACGTGGTCTTTCCTCCCAGGACGCCGGTCACCTGGCGAGAAACGAGTTTTTTCTTAGGCTGCAAAAGGAGATAGGCGCCCAAAAAATAGCGCTGGGGCACCATGCCGACGACCAGGCGGAAACCCTTCTCATGCGTTTTCTGACAGGGGCCGGCCCGGAGGGTTTATGCGGCATCCTGCCGGTGAGGGATTCGTTTATCAGGCCGCTTTTATTCGCGCGCCGCGGAGAAATTGAGGCTTATTGCCTCGAGCATCGCCTGGACCCCCGCAGGGATCCAAGCAACGAAAAAGACATTTACCTTCGCAACAGGGTCCGAAACAAGCTGCTGCCCTGGTTGACCGCCAACATCAATCCCAACCTGGTTGACACTTTAAACCGGACAGCCCAGATTTTTTGGGGTGAAGAGGAGCTTTTACAAAAAATATGCGGGGAATCGATCCGCAGTCTTGTTTTTCCGGAGGCAAAAGGAATTCGCCTGTTTTTAGCTAATTTTTCCGGGCTGCCGCTGGCAGTTCAAAGGCGCGTGGTTCGCTCGGCCTATGAAATGGCAGGTAAAAAAAGGGGGCTTGACTTTTATCACGTGGAAGAGGTCCGGAAATTGGTTCTTGACAAACAGGTGGGGAAAATTTTACAACTGCCGGGCGGTGTAAAGGCGCGAAAAGAATATGAAAGCGTTTTCCTTTTCCTGGAGGAGAAAACGATTGAGAGCGGTCCTTTGGAAGAACGGGAGCTGGCCGTTCCGGGGTGCACCTGCATTCCTGAAACGGGGCAGACAGTAGAGATTTCATTCGCTGACCGCAAACCAGCCGCAGTTGATGAAAACGAGGCATACCTTCCCAGGGAACGGTTCAAACCACCGCTGTTTGCCCGGTGCCGGAGGGCGGGCGACATTGTTTTCCTGAAAGGATTGGGTAAATACAAGAAGTTGAAAGAATTATTCATTGATAAAAAGATTCCCCGCCGCTTGAGGAACAGGATATTATTGATAGCAGACCAAAACGAGGTCTTGTGGATACCGGGGATAGCTTACGGCAGGGGAGTAAACGAAAACAGCGACAGCGGCTCCTACGTTTTAATTAAAATACGTGAGCAAAAAGAGCAAAAGCAGGGCCAGACTTAA
- the ftsH gene encoding ATP-dependent zinc metalloprotease FtsH: MNRIFKNMAIYLLIVMIAVSIFHQLGTPPKVDDPFNNDYVAFYKALEKGLIQNIKIVQQDDAREISGTLKNSGKEFKLTGPPNDEKLIELIKSKDILFTQEPAPKPPWWANILSTFLPVLLLVGVMFFMMQQTQGGGSRVMQFGKSRARLHTDDKKRVTFEDVAGADEAKEELEEVVEFLKQPKRFTELGAKIPKGVLLFGAPGTGKTLLARAVAGEAGVPFFSISGSDFVEMFVGVGASRVRDLFDQAKKNSPCIVFIDEIDAVGRQRGAGLGGGHDEREQTLNQLLVEMDGFSVNEGIIIIAATNRPDILDPALLRPGRFDRQIVVDIPDVKGRKEILGVHARGKPLEDEVDLDVLARRTPGFTGADLANLFNEAALLAARRNKRKISMEELEDSIERVIAGPEKKARTISEFEKKLVSYHEAGHALVAELLPHTDPLHKVSIIPRGRAGGYTLLLPKEDRRYMTKSQLLNQVTMLLGGRVAEKMVLNEISTGAQNDLERGTELVRKMITEFGMSDELGPLTFGRKQEQVFLGRDIARDRNYSEAVAYSIDKEARRIIDECYKEAERLLKENVSTLHLIAQTLMEKETIEAEEFAALIEKSGIQRASKE, translated from the coding sequence GTGAACCGCATTTTCAAAAATATGGCAATTTATTTGCTGATCGTTATGATTGCGGTCTCTATCTTTCACCAGCTGGGAACTCCGCCGAAAGTCGATGATCCTTTCAATAACGATTATGTCGCTTTTTATAAAGCGTTGGAAAAAGGTTTGATCCAGAATATTAAAATTGTCCAGCAGGATGATGCACGAGAAATATCGGGCACACTGAAAAACAGCGGTAAAGAGTTTAAGCTCACCGGGCCGCCAAATGATGAAAAACTGATTGAATTAATCAAGTCCAAGGATATCCTTTTTACCCAGGAACCTGCTCCCAAACCACCCTGGTGGGCCAATATACTGAGCACGTTTTTGCCTGTCCTTCTCCTGGTTGGCGTGATGTTTTTCATGATGCAGCAGACACAGGGAGGCGGCAGCCGCGTGATGCAGTTTGGCAAGAGCAGGGCCAGGCTGCACACCGACGATAAAAAAAGGGTTACCTTCGAAGACGTGGCGGGAGCCGACGAGGCCAAAGAGGAACTGGAGGAAGTCGTTGAGTTTCTCAAGCAGCCGAAGAGATTTACCGAACTGGGAGCTAAAATTCCCAAGGGCGTTCTTCTGTTTGGCGCGCCCGGGACGGGGAAAACGCTTCTGGCCAGGGCGGTTGCCGGGGAGGCGGGGGTTCCTTTCTTCAGCATCAGCGGGTCCGATTTTGTGGAAATGTTTGTGGGTGTTGGAGCTTCCCGCGTGCGTGATTTGTTTGACCAGGCCAAAAAGAACTCGCCCTGCATTGTCTTTATTGATGAAATAGATGCGGTTGGACGGCAGCGCGGCGCCGGCCTGGGCGGCGGTCATGATGAACGAGAGCAGACCCTGAACCAGCTGCTTGTCGAGATGGACGGGTTCAGCGTCAATGAAGGCATCATCATTATTGCGGCTACCAACAGGCCTGACATACTTGATCCGGCTCTCCTGCGTCCCGGAAGGTTCGACCGGCAGATTGTAGTGGATATACCGGACGTGAAAGGGAGAAAAGAAATACTTGGCGTTCACGCCAGGGGTAAGCCGCTGGAGGATGAGGTTGATCTTGATGTCCTGGCCCGCAGGACTCCGGGTTTTACGGGAGCCGATCTGGCCAACCTCTTCAACGAAGCAGCCCTGCTTGCGGCGCGCCGCAATAAAAGAAAAATTTCCATGGAAGAACTGGAAGACTCCATCGAGCGGGTGATCGCCGGCCCGGAGAAAAAGGCGCGCACCATCAGCGAATTCGAGAAGAAGCTTGTTTCCTACCACGAGGCCGGTCATGCCCTGGTGGCCGAACTCCTTCCCCACACCGATCCCCTGCACAAGGTTTCCATTATTCCGCGAGGCAGGGCGGGCGGTTATACGCTTCTTTTGCCCAAGGAAGACCGCCGTTACATGACCAAATCCCAGCTTTTAAACCAGGTCACCATGCTGCTGGGCGGTCGTGTGGCGGAAAAGATGGTTCTCAACGAAATCAGCACGGGAGCGCAAAACGACCTGGAAAGAGGAACCGAACTGGTTCGCAAGATGATCACCGAATTCGGCATGTCGGACGAACTGGGGCCGCTGACTTTCGGGCGCAAGCAGGAACAGGTTTTCCTGGGACGCGATATTGCCAGGGACAGGAACTACTCGGAAGCGGTGGCTTATTCCATTGACAAGGAAGCGCGCCGGATAATTGACGAGTGTTACAAAGAAGCGGAGCGATTATTGAAAGAAAACGTCAGCACTCTTCACCTGATTGCGCAGACCCTGATGGAAAAAGAAACAATCGAAGCGGAAGAATTCGCCGCTTTAATTGAGAAATCAGGCATTCAAAGGGCCTCCAAAGAATAG
- the ndk gene encoding nucleoside-diphosphate kinase, which translates to MERTFVMVKPDGVQRGLVARVLGAIEARGYKLIGLKMMSISPRLAAEHYAEHAGKPFYDSLLEHITSGPVAAMVWEGKGVVSGVRAIMGATNPLEAKPGSLRGDYAVSIDRNLVHGSDSEESAEREIRLFFKPEELVSYDRDLDKWIW; encoded by the coding sequence ATGGAACGGACATTTGTGATGGTGAAGCCGGACGGGGTCCAGCGCGGTCTGGTGGCCAGGGTGCTCGGGGCAATAGAAGCCAGGGGATATAAACTCATCGGGTTAAAAATGATGAGCATCTCCCCGCGACTGGCGGCCGAGCACTACGCGGAGCATGCGGGCAAACCCTTTTACGATAGTTTGCTCGAGCATATCACCTCCGGGCCTGTGGCGGCAATGGTCTGGGAAGGGAAAGGCGTGGTGAGCGGCGTGAGGGCGATCATGGGAGCAACCAATCCCCTGGAGGCCAAACCAGGTTCGCTGCGGGGCGACTATGCCGTATCCATCGACCGCAACCTTGTGCACGGCTCCGACTCAGAAGAAAGCGCGGAACGCGAAATAAGGCTGTTTTTTAAACCGGAGGAACTGGTGTCATACGACCGCGATCTTGATAAATGGATCTGGTGA